tATCTtatcgaatagaatccacagattgcgtgttgaagataaatacttttactaagagtattagtatattagtaattgactgacccggtctctccagatctcctaacagtactatttctagggtcaattttagatccaTGCtgtgcattttcagccattcctgaacctgagaccagaaaaaGGCTACCTGAGGGCATGCTGCTGCTCTTACCAAAATAACACACTCAATGGAAATATCAACACGTAACTGTCTTTTTTTCTTCCTCTTCCAATTACACAAGttcaaaggttaaaaaaagatTGTATCAGACAGAAGATGGATGCggtttgcctggctacccagactccttagcctggctacccagactccttaGTCTGGCAAAATGCCAAGCCATGCCCATGAACGTTAGAACCAGAGCAGCAGAAGAACTCAGTTTGATTCGTCCGGCTAGGATATGATACAAACACTCTAAAACACATTAACAACAGATAAATCACACAGTAGACATGATTCTGGAGATCTCAGTTCACGCTAGTCCAATGTAACCACTCCTAAAGAGCCTGTCTGAGTTCCCCTCATCTCTGACGGAATCCAACAGAGCCTGTCTGAGTTCCCCTCATCTCTAATGGAATCCAACAGAGCCTGTCTGAGTTCCCCTAATCTCTGACAGAATCCAACAGAGCCTGTCTGAGTTCCCCTCAGCTCTGACAGAATCCAACAGAGCCTGTCTGAGTTCCCCTCATCTCTGACAGAATCCAACAGAGCCTGTCTGAGTTCCCCTCATCTCTGACAGAATCCAACAGAGCCTGTCTGAGTTCCCCTCATCTCTAATGGAATCCAACAGAGCCTGTCTGAGTTCCCCTCATCTCTAATGGAATCCAACAGAGCCTGTCTGAGTTCCCCTTATCTCTGATGGAATCCAACAGAGCCGGTCTGAGTTCCCCTCATCTCTGACGGAATCCAACAGAGCCTGTCTGAGTTACCCTCATCTCTGACAGAATTCAACAGAGCCTGTCTGAGTTACCCTCATCTCTGACGGAATCCAACAGAGCCTGTCTGAGTTCCCCTCATCTCTAATGGAATTCAACAGAGCCTGTCTGAGTTCCCCTCATCTCTGACAGAATCCAACAGAGCCTGTCTGAGTTCCCCTCATCTCTGACAGAATCCAACAGAGCCTGTCTGAGTTCCCCTCATCTCTGATGGAATCCAACAGAGCCCGTCTGAGTTCCCCTCATCTCTGACGGAATCCAACAGAACCTGTCTGAGTTACCCTCATCTCTGACAGAATCCACCAGAGCCTGTCTGAGTTACCCTCATCTCTAATGGAATCTACAGAGCCTGTCTGAGTTACCCTCATCTCTGACAGAATCCACCAGAGCCTGTCTGAGTTCCCCTCATCTCTAATGGAATCCAACAGAGCCTGTCTGAGTTCCCCTCATCTCTAATGGAATCCAACAGAGCCTGTCTGAGTTCCCCTCATCTCTGATGGAATCCAACAGAGCCTGTCTGAGTTCCCCTCATCTCTGACGGAATCCAACAGAGCCTGTCTGAGTTCCCCTCATCTCTAATGGAATCCAACAGAGCCTGTCTGAGTTCCCCTCATCTCTGACAGAATTCAACAGAGCCTTTCTGAGTTCCCCTCATCTCTGCCAGAATTCAACAGAGCCTGTCTGAGTTCCCCTCATCTCTGACAGGATCCAACAAAActctcacatttgttgttttaaaTGGTTTGTCCATCAGTCGTCAGTGTACAGTAATTCCctttcctgttttgattttcagACAACGTGAACAGAAAAGTGTTCAAGAAGAGTGTGAAACCAGGATGGCACTACTTTGGAAGGAAAATGGTCAGTGGTTCATTCCCAGTATGTAATGTACAAGCCATCCCATACACTGAAACCgattaaacctagtcctggacTGAAAAGTGCGATTTTCCATTGAGCATGCAATTTAGTCCAgtactaggcttaatctgttctAACTAATTGGAATTGATTTATCTCTCTGTTCCTCGTGAGACCTTGTTGCATCACTAATACATTTTacacactttttattttattgatgaaATTGATGAAATTGATGTGTGaatttatatatttgttttttcaactattttttttatttttatgtgttATAGGACGTTGCTGATTTTGAATGGGTGATGTGGTTCACAACATTCCGCAATCACATCCTATTCGCCCTCGCCGGTCATGTGATCTTTGCCAAAGTCTGCTCCCTGATATCTCCCAGGGTGTGTATTCACAGTTACAATGACTTGCCACACTCAAAATGTAGGTCTCAAAAGGCACCCTTATAGGGCTCTGGGCaatatagtagtgtactatagagaGATTAGGATCCCAGTGAGGGATAAAGCCTAAATGTAGCTTTTTAGGTTTGTGTAACAATTTACAttaagggaaaggggggatacctagtcagatgtacgactgaatgcattcaactgaaatgtgtcttccgtacTTAACCCAAGCCCGCTGACTTAATCGACATGCACGtcagttgttgggggttaactgccttgctcagagtCCTGACGCCTCTAGTTGCTCGTATACCTGTGTAGTACCACTGTAATTacgcattaaaaaaaaacattgtattaACATGTTGTTATAGTAACTGAATGTTAATTTGCATAACACTGTAATTTggagtgttttttaaattttttaaaatttattatTGTATAATCCTGCCTAGTAAAAAGCACGAGTTGGCTGACTAATGGAATAGCACATTTATGTATAATCAACGATTATGCTCCCAATCATTTAAGGGGGTTTAAACACCTGACAAATGTGTTCATATGTTTTTAAACatgctttttgttttgttttacgcTTGCGATGAAGATTGGTATGGATGATTGGTATTGCAAGGTAACATTATTAAACAATAGATAACATCCCTTTAGTGTAATCAACCATCTATAACGTTGTCCTCGCTGCTGTTTGGTTCCTAATGTATCTGTTGGATACGTATGTCATCTGGAGTATATTACATCATAGTAATAATGTCCTGGTTTTATCACTACAATCATTGACATTTCTGATAACATTTTATTAACCTTGTAATTAAGTTATAATAACATTGATTTAACCTTGTAATTAAGTTATAATAACATTGATTTAACCTTGTAATTAAGTAATAATAACGTTGATTTAACCTTGTAATTAAGTTATAATAACATTGATTTAACCTTGTAATTAAGTTATAATAACATTGATTTAACATTGTAATTAAGTTATAATAACATTGCTATATAGTTGTAataataacatatcatacaatTTTTACAACATTGTCACAACATTGTTACAACATTGTAATAACATTAACATAACAACTTTGTAATAACCTTTTGGTAACCTTATAACAACCTTACAATAACATtgtaaaatatacatatatatttatgaatatatatatattcaaataaCCTTGTTACAACCTTGTAATAATGTTGGCTCTTCCTGCTCCACAGCACAGGTCGTTGATCTATGGATTGTACGGTGGTTTGGCGGTGCTGGTCAGTATGGGCGGGGGCTTCCTGGCTCTGGTCCTTTCACACTGCTTCATCCTCTACAGCGTGGCTCTGGTCAAGAGGAAGTGGATCGTCTTCGTCGCCGGTCTCGCCAGCCTGGCCACCTTCAAGATGGAACCTTTTAATACTTGGCAGGTGGGTTGGCTAAACTTAGATCTGATTGGTTGATTGGACCGCTTCAAATATTTCTACCCTATTCCTGTCCTTGTCTCAACAACGTCACGCAAGTGTCAGGTTAGTGTTCGCAATCAACTACTGGTACGATGGATTCACAACACCATGTCCTGTGTATTCAGAACTAAACTTTAATGGTCCAGTACTATCCTGGTGCATAGCTAGTGTAGATTCACCTTCTTCCCGGAGCTGAGGGAATAAATGTCAGTCCTGGAAGTGCTATCTTTTTGACTGCGATTAGACACACATTTCAAAGTAAATTTGCACCAAATGTCATTAGTATTTTGAACTAACTTCTAAATTTATGTAGCTTAACTTTCTGGAATGGATTTTTTAATAGTCATTGGTGTATTAGTTCTTGAATAGAAGTTTGAAGTCTTGACAAAGTATGGCATCCATATTGGGAAGATGTCAGTTGTTTGACAAAAGTTCCTCAGTAATGACTGACATTGGGGCGGCAGAATAGCCTAGTggaaaccaaaaggttgcaagttcgaatccccaagctgacaaggtacaaatctgaacaggcagttaacccactgttcctaggccgtcgttgaaaataagaatttgttcttaactgacttggctagttaaataaaggtaaaataaataaataaaacatcatgTTCACATCTCCTCCAGCAAGGTTTTGTGACGGGCTACTTCGACCTGCAAGACATCCTGTTCTACGGAGGATCCTGTTTCACCATAATGCGCTGTATGAGCTTTGCTCTGGAGAACTGTGAGAAGAAGGATGGCAACTACACCTTCACTGACCTGCTCAAATACAACTTCTACCTTCCATTCTTCTACTTTGGACCCATCCAGACTTTCGATCAGTTCCATGTTCAGGTGAGTCATTTTTCTACTTTTGGACTCATCCAGACTTTCGATCAGTTCCATGTTCAGGTGAGTCATTTTTCTACTTTTGGACTCATCCAGACTTTCGATCAGTTCCATGTTCAGGTGAGTCATTTTTCTACTTTGGACTCATCCAGACTTTCGATCAGTTCCATGTTCAGGTGAGTCATTTTTCTACTTTTGGACTCATCCAGACTTTTGATCAGTTCCATGTTCAGGTGAGTCATTTTTCTACTTTTGGACTCATCCAGACGTTCCATCAGTACCTTGTTCAGATGAGTTATATCCTTGAGCAGGTGAAGCTGGCAGTCATAATTAAATTGACATTGTAATATTTGACTAGAGTATTTAGTTCATCAATTTGATGTCACTTTAGTTTGTTTTCTATATATTTGTTGTTTTATAGAACTAATGTATTggtcagttgttgtttttttaccatACCATGATCTTTAAACTttgaatccccccccccctcccccttccccccagGCCAACAACCCTAACCTGACCCGTaagcagagagagatgtggaacATTACCACCGGGGCTTTGTTGCACCTGGGAGCCATTTTTGTGGTGGACGTGTTCTTCCACTACCTGTACATCCTGACCATCCCCAACGACATGAAGCTGGTCAAGCAGCTGTCCGACTGGTCCTTGGGTCAGTTCAGCTAACTTTAAGGTTCAACATTTATCAGTGTGGGCcaaggagtttt
This DNA window, taken from Oncorhynchus tshawytscha isolate Ot180627B linkage group LG10, Otsh_v2.0, whole genome shotgun sequence, encodes the following:
- the hhatla gene encoding hedgehog acyltransferase like, a isoform X1, with translation MRLKAALPKLELYLYAAVLYLSLLWAGTWIWDASADNVNRKVFKKSVKPGWHYFGRKMDVADFEWVMWFTTFRNHILFALAGHVIFAKVCSLISPRIGMDDWYCKHRSLIYGLYGGLAVLVSMGGGFLALVLSHCFILYSVALVKRKWIVFVAGLASLATFKMEPFNTWQQGFVTGYFDLQDILFYGGSCFTIMRCMSFALENCEKKDGNYTFTDLLKYNFYLPFFYFGPIQTFDQFHVQANNPNLTRKQREMWNITTGALLHLGAIFVVDVFFHYLYILTIPNDMKLVKQLSDWSLAGLAYSNLVYDWVKAAVMFGVINTVARLDHLDPPQPPKCITMLYVFAETHFDRGINDWLCKYVYDYIGGSHKQIFKELVATICTFVVTTLWLGPCELVYIWSFFNCFGLNLELWVDKIFSLPPFSNIEYAIGEAMSRRIRAVFGALNFWTIILYNVLALNSLEFAKLVGKRLIVQGFPLSTLSVLFVTYCGVQLVKERERKQAFLDDPEPAAVPQDMPEEVGKMKAE